The genomic stretch CGCGCAGTCCGCGCAGAAGAAGCGCGGCGActcgcacctcgccgtcgaccagcTGCTGCTGGGCCTCCTCGAGGACGCGCAGGTCGCCGACTGCCTCAAGGAGGCCGGCGTGTCGGCGTCGCGGGTGCGCGACGAGCTCGAGaagctccgcggcggcggcggggaccgcAAGGTGGAGTCCGCGTCCGGGGACTCTAGCTTCCAGGCGCTCAAGACCTACGGCCGCGACCTCGTCGAGCAGGCCGGGAAGCTCGACCCCGTTATCGGCCGCGACGAGGAGATCCGCCGCGTCGTGCGCATCCTCTCCCGCCGCACGAAGAACAACCCGGTGCTCATCGGCGAGCCGGGGGTGGGGAAGACGGCCGTCGTGGAGGGCCTCGCGCAGCGCGTGGTGCGCGGGGACGTGCCCAGCAACCTGCTCGACGTCCGCCTCGTGGCGCTCGACATGGGCGCGCTCGTCGCCGGCGCCAAGTACCGCGGCGAGTTCGAGGAGCGGCTCAAGGCCGTGCtcaaggaggtggaggacgccgcGGGGAAGGTCATCCTCTTCATCGACGAGATACACCTCGTGCTCGGCGCCGGGAGGACGGAGGGGTCCATGGACGCCGCCAACCTCTTCAAGCCCATGCTGGCGCGGGGCCAGCTCCGGTGCATCGGCGCCACCACGCTGGAGGAGTACCGCAAGTACGTGGAGAAGGACGCGGCCTTCGAGCGCCGGTTCCAGCAGGTGTTCGTCGCGGAGCCGAGCGTGGCCGACACCATCAGCATCCTGCGCGGGCTCAAGGAGAAGTACGAAGGGCACCACGGCGTGCGCATCCAGGACCGCGCCATCGTCGTCGCCGCGCAGCTCTCGTCGCGGTACATCATGGGCCGGCACCTGCCGGACAAGGCCATCGACCTGGTGGACGAGGCGTGCGCCAACGTGCGGGTGCAGCTGGACAGCCAGCCGGAGGAGATCGACAACCTGCAGCGGAAGAGGATTCAGCTGGAGGTGGAGCTCCACGCGctggagaaggagaaggacaagGCCAGCAAGGCCCGGCTCGTCGAGGTGAGGAAGGAGCTGGACGACCTCCGGGACAAGCTGCAGCCGCTGACGATGAAGTACAGGAAGGAGAAGGAGAGGATCGACGAGATACGGAAGCTGAAGCAGCGGCGCGAGGAGCTGCAGTTCACGCTGCAGGAGGCCGAGCGGCGCATGGACCTGGCGCGCGTCGCAGACCTCAAGTACGGCGCGCTGCAGGAGATCGACGCCGCCATCGCCAAGCTGGAGGGCGAGACAGGGGAGAACCTGATGCTGACGGAGACCGTCGGTCCCGAGCAGATCGCCGAGGTGGTCAGCCGGTGGACCGGCATCCCGGTGACCCGGCTCGGGCAGAACGACAAGGAGAGGCTGGTCGGCATGGCCGACAGGCTGCACAAGAGGGTGGTCGGGCAGACGGAGGCCGTGAACGCCGTCGCAGAGGCGGTGCTCAGGTCCAGAGCAGGGCTTGGccggccgcagcagcccaccggGTCCTTTCTTTTCCTGGGTCCGACCGGTGTGGGCAAGACCGAGCTCGCCAAGGCCCTTGCCGAGCAGCTGTTCGACGACGAGAACCTGATGGTGCGCATCGACATGTCGGAGTACATGGAGCAGCACTCCGTCGCTCGCCTCATCGGAGCTCCACCTGGGTAAGTACACTCTCACTGATTCCACTGATGTTGATATGTTAGTCTCTGCAATTTGAACTGTATAAACAAAGACTGAATTCGGGTGCTGACTTGGGGGATTATTTTTCCTTTCTGAATGATAATGCAGCTACGTTGGACACGAGGAGGGTGGGCAACTGACGGAGCAGGTACGGAGGAGGCCGTACAGCGTGATCCTGTTCGACGAGGTGGAGAAGGCGCACGTCGCGGTGTTCAACACGCTCCTCCAGGTGCTCGACGACGGCAGGCTCACCGACGGGCAAGGCAGGACGGTGGACTTCAGGAACACCGTGATCATCATGACCTCCAACCTCGGCGCCGAGCACCTCCTCGCCGGGATGCTGGGCAAGAACTCCATGAAGGTCGCGCGCGAGCTCGTCATGCAGGAGGTATGAACCAGAATCTATTCCCCTTCCAGAACAACCATGGTAGTGTATCATTCCTGAAGCTTCCTTGATCTGCAATGTGGTACTGAATGAATTTCGTGTGATCCGTGTGTTTTGCAGGTGAGGAAGCACTTCAGGCCTGAGCTGCTGAACAGGCTCGACGAGATCGTCATCTTCGATCCCCTGTCCCATGACCAGCTGAGGAAGGTCGCTCGCCTGCAGATGAAGGATGTGGCCGTCCGCCTCGCCGAGAGGGGCATAGCCTTGGCCGTCACCGACGCCGCGCTGGACGTCATCCTGTCTCTCGCTTACGACCCGGTACGTCACAGCATCCACAGATTTTCCCCACCACCAAGTTTCTGAACATTTGTTTCGACGCCCACTCTGAACTTATTTTCCGTGGCAACAGGTGTATGGCGCGAGGCCGATCAGGAGGTGGATCGAGAAGAGGGTGGTGACGCAGCTGTCCAAGATGCTGATCCAGGAGGAGATCGACGAGAACAGCACCGTGTACatcgacgccgccgcgccgcccaagAAGGACGAGCTGGCCTACCGGGTGGACCGCAGCGGCGGGCTGGTGAACGCCGAGACGGGGCAGAGGTCGGACATCCTCATCCAGGTGCCCAACGGCGCCGTCAGCGGCGAGACGGCCAAGGCCGTGAAGAAGATGAGGATCATGGAGGACGGGGACGAGGACGGCATGGACGAAGACGTCTGAAGAGTCAAGTGAAGCTCGTGACAGAGCCGGCCGTGAAGAAGATGCGGTTCCCGTTGTTTCTTCTCAGTTGATGTTGTTTCGTTTGTTTGCGTGCGTTGTATGGGGAGCTTGGTTCCTGTAGTCCTGTAAGGTCCAACCTGTTTGGCTGTTGTGGGAATACATTCTCCTTTCGTATTTTGGATTCTGACCTGAAAAAAAGCTCGGTCGAGTTCGTTCTACACAGTTCGATTGCATCATAATTTGATAAGTACATCAACTGCCAGACTGACATTCATCAGATATGAGTTTGTGAGTCGTAACCATTGAATTCACCGGAGTTGTGTTGAAACATCAATTAATTCCATCGTTTTGAACAAAAAAATCTACTGAAATGTGGGAGCTTTTCTGACCACGTGGCGAAAAGGCTGTTGTTCTGTTCGTTGGATTTTCTGTTCGGCGACTTTTTGCTGAATGAAGATAACTTGTTGGATTCTCTGAATGCAGGACTTGTCAGATGACAAAGAACATAAGGAAGATTTATTTTATACCCCATAAAATTCTTTAGTCAACCATTAGGATTACTTATTTCTACCGCGAAGCCAGGTTCGTGTGTCTAGCGAGAAACTGCCAGCagcagtttcccgagcttctccgTGCAAAGTCGAACCGGTATCCCTATTTGCCCTCTTGTTTCTTCCTCGCATCGTCTCCTCCGATCCCGCACAGTGGACATGGCGAGCTAGGCGACATTCTCCGCCAGCGCCGGCGCCGATAGTTCTCCGCCGTTTGCCGCAGCCTCTTCTCGGCCGCTCCCCTGCGGCTGCCACCGCTTCCGTTCGCGGCCCGCCTCTCCACCGGAAGCAAGGCCGTCGCCGGCGACCAAGCTCTCCACTGGAGTACTGTCGACCTCGTCCGTGTCCTCACGGAACAGCGACATTCAACTCGTCCCCAACCTTTTCCCCACTTGCTTCGTCGTCCCCAATCCAGTCCCTGTAGCTTTACCTCGTTCTATTTTAAATCTCAGTTTGCAGCACGGACCGAAGCTCACTTTCCCAATGAAATAACAGCTTCCTGTCCACTTCTGTAAGTTCAAGTTGTCCACTTCTGTAAGTTCAAGTTCGCCAAGAGAAACCTTGATCTGGAGTTCTGGACATATCAATTGATGTGTTCATATTTTAATGGATAGACTATGACACCATGTTGTAATTAGACTTTTCATAATTTTCTTGATTCATTCTTAGCTCTTTTTTTAACTAAAAATTAGCATAGTATTGGACACATATCAAATTTAGGGATATTACAGATATTTCACAACTCAATACATCAAGTAAGCCAAATTattagaagcccaaaagaataggaGGATCTAACTTCTAGAAGCTTCTTTCCACCGCAGTTCTTCCTCACTGTTTTCTATAAGCCGGCTTATGTATAAGCaggagcccaaaagaagtcaccctaaaGAAGCCACCGTTAACCAAATTTTGTGGTAGCTTCTCCAAAAAACCAGGGGAGTACAACTTCTAAATTTTGGGCTGGTTTCTCCAGAAAAATAGAGGAGGGCTGCTTCTCGAGAAAGTTGTCATGAAAGTTGAGAAGAATTGGGCTTACAACTCATGCTTAAACCATCCCTAACTCGTCGCGAGTGGTTGTCTACTTAATTGCTTATACATCAGACTATACATTCAGTGTTAAGGGTGAGCTTGGAATTTCCAAACTGTATCATCTACACTACACCTATCTCAAATAGGGTGGCACTAGGCGTCAATTGTGTGGAGTTTGCCTCGATCGGCCACCTTCCCTGTCGTTGGATATATCCTAAGATAAGTAGAGGCAAAGGAGAAGAAGATTGTTGGAAAGGGCCAGAGAACTGAACTACTTAGCTTTGAGAAAATGTTAGCTTTAAAGAGGAGGGATCAAACAAAAAAGTTCCATGTTGGGAGGGGATGGGACCTGCTATCCCCGTGTACCTCCGTTCCTGAAGATCATCTCTAGTACATCATCGCAACAAAAATAGACGATTGCTTGCAACATCTTGTTACACACTTACAACATCATGTATTATGTAAAAAATATCAATGGAAACCAGAAAGAAACATCATTGAACCAAAACAAATCTAGAGACAATAGAAGATATTGCGGGAAGagagaagaaaaggatgaatttGTGGCGGGAATTCATAGCGTCATGTTTGATTATTTCAGGGTTAACTCAGTATATATGCTACTATTAGATTCGCTATTTAATAAGTGACATCTGGGAGAAACATAAGAAAAATGGCAGTGCCATGTGGATGTTTCAGTATTTACATTATGGTTGTTGTATATTTTATATCGAAGTAATCCTTTTTCGCATGGCCCCTTATCTGGTGATTTCTAAATACGCGAAGTTGATACTTAATAGCGGTCTATATCGAATTAATCACTTTTTGAAGAGAGTTCACGAAtgattaatttcatatttttagaaaaatacATCAGAGTACAGTACACTGATTAAACTTAGACAAACATAAAAAAATATCTTGATAAACTGCAAATGATATCTTTTCGAACTATATTTCTGAAGGAAGATATTTCGAGGTAAATGTCTCTAGCTCGATCGTGGATTCCCTCTGTTTACCCGAGCCCGTTCCACAGTTGGGCTACCCTGTCGCTGGGCAACCAAACCATTCGGCCCATCAGGATTTCGAACCACAGTAAAACCCTGTCTCGTCGTCAACTACCCAACATCGTCcttcctcctcccccaaaaccctagcccccaAGCCCGCCCGCCATGAACTACCGCTTCCAGAACCTCCTGGGGGCGCCCTACCGCGGCGGCGACGCCGTCTTCGCCGGGGAATCCTCCGTGCTCCTCTCCGCGGTCGGCAACCGCGTCGCGACCACCgacctcgccgcctcctcctcgctcacCCTCCCCTTCGAGTCCTCCTCCAACATCACCCGCCTCGCCACCTCCCCCTCGGGGGACTTCCTGCTCGCCTCCGACGACAGGGGCCGCGCGCTCTACGccaacctccgccgccgcgccgtccTGCACCGCATCTCCTTCAAGGAGGCCCCCTCCGCCGTCCGCTTCAGCCCCGACGGCGAcctcatcgccgtcgccgtcggcaAGCTCGTCCAGATCTGGCGCTCCCCCTCCTTCCGCAAGGAGTTCTTCCCCTTCCACCTCCTCCGCACCTTCCCCGGCTTCGCCGCCGGCGTCACCTCCTTCGACTGGTCCCCCGACTCCGCCTTCCTCCTCGCCTCCTGCAAGGACCTCACCGCCCGCCTCCTGCCCGTCAAGAGGGGCGTCGGGAACaagcccttcctcttcctcggccacCGCGCACCCGTAATCGGCGCCTTCTTCGCCACCGATAAGAAGACCGGCAGAGTCCACGGGGTTTACACGGTTTCAAAGGATGGGGCTATCTTTACATGGAAATTGGTAGAAGGCGACGACGCTACTTCTCCGCCTTCACCCGGAACACCCGAGCAGGATTCGGAACAGCCAGAATTGGATGGCGggagcaggaagaggaagagTTCTGTACGACCAGAAGAGCCGAGCACCGCTCCACTGCATCTGGCAAAGTGGGAGCTGCAGAAAAAGGACTTCTTCATGCAGTCGCCGGCCAAGTTAACAGCTTGCGATTACCACCGGGAGCTCGACATGGTGGTGGTTGGGTTCTCTAGCGGAGTGTTCGGGCTCTACCAGATGCCCGACTTTGTGTGCCACCACCTGCTGTCAATATCAAGGGAGAAGATCACTACTGCTATTTTCAATAGCTTGGGGAACTGGCTGGTTTTTGGATGTGCCAAACTCGGGCAGCTGCTAGTGTGGGAGTGGCGGTCCGAGAGCTACACTTTGAAGCAGCAGGGGCACTACTTTGATGTCAACTGCATTGCGTACTCACCAGATTCTCAGTTAATTGCCACCGGAGCTGATGATAACAAAGTCAAGGTGCGTCTTCTAAGTAATTTCATTTTCAAGCTCAATCATGTCCTCTTTCTGCtagtgccttgggaaattacttaTTTTCCATGTCGTTGAAAGAATTTGAACAATAGTACCAGTTCGGTGCTTTATAACGTAGCTTCAGAATAATCTAATGAAACTGCTATCCAATACTGTAATTAACTTGTTCTGCCTATTTGAACTATTACTCACACCATTCTTATTCATTTGAATATTGATGTCTGTTCAAGACCAGATATGTTAGCTATCACAACTTATCCAATGTTCAAAACCATATTGTGTTAAGTATCAGTATCCTGTGCTGCTGCAAGTTCTGATACACATGAACTGATGGGTTGCAGGTCTGGACGGCTTCCACTGGGTTCTGCTTCATAACATTTTCCGAGCATACAAATGCTGTTAC from Lolium rigidum isolate FL_2022 chromosome 4, APGP_CSIRO_Lrig_0.1, whole genome shotgun sequence encodes the following:
- the LOC124649851 gene encoding chaperone protein ClpB1, with the protein product MNPDNFTHKTNEALVAAHEAASDAGHAQITPLHLAAALASDKAGILRQAVAQASGGNPSAGDSFERVLAGALKKLPSQSPPPDSVPASTALIKAIRRAQSAQKKRGDSHLAVDQLLLGLLEDAQVADCLKEAGVSASRVRDELEKLRGGGGDRKVESASGDSSFQALKTYGRDLVEQAGKLDPVIGRDEEIRRVVRILSRRTKNNPVLIGEPGVGKTAVVEGLAQRVVRGDVPSNLLDVRLVALDMGALVAGAKYRGEFEERLKAVLKEVEDAAGKVILFIDEIHLVLGAGRTEGSMDAANLFKPMLARGQLRCIGATTLEEYRKYVEKDAAFERRFQQVFVAEPSVADTISILRGLKEKYEGHHGVRIQDRAIVVAAQLSSRYIMGRHLPDKAIDLVDEACANVRVQLDSQPEEIDNLQRKRIQLEVELHALEKEKDKASKARLVEVRKELDDLRDKLQPLTMKYRKEKERIDEIRKLKQRREELQFTLQEAERRMDLARVADLKYGALQEIDAAIAKLEGETGENLMLTETVGPEQIAEVVSRWTGIPVTRLGQNDKERLVGMADRLHKRVVGQTEAVNAVAEAVLRSRAGLGRPQQPTGSFLFLGPTGVGKTELAKALAEQLFDDENLMVRIDMSEYMEQHSVARLIGAPPGYVGHEEGGQLTEQVRRRPYSVILFDEVEKAHVAVFNTLLQVLDDGRLTDGQGRTVDFRNTVIIMTSNLGAEHLLAGMLGKNSMKVARELVMQEVRKHFRPELLNRLDEIVIFDPLSHDQLRKVARLQMKDVAVRLAERGIALAVTDAALDVILSLAYDPVYGARPIRRWIEKRVVTQLSKMLIQEEIDENSTVYIDAAAPPKKDELAYRVDRSGGLVNAETGQRSDILIQVPNGAVSGETAKAVKKMRIMEDGDEDGMDEDV